Proteins found in one Cellulomonas palmilytica genomic segment:
- a CDS encoding LacI family DNA-binding transcriptional regulator, which produces MVTTLRDVARAAGVSPATASRALTHPELVAPGRRVLVERAAAALDYRPNRAARELAGGRTGNLAVVVPDIANPFFAGLVKGVQARARELGYGVFVADADDDPRLEAELVAQVGAQADGTILASPRMSDDEVARLPDDRPFVLVNRRHDAHASVVVDNTDGMRQAVRHLHALGHRRIGFAGGPAGSWSDARRRDGLEVAAHGLHRLEVVDLGAFPATTAGGTAAADVVAATGVTAVLAHNDLVALALLDRLRTRGIRTPEDVSVVGHDDTVAVLGSPRLTTVAVPLARLGRAAVDRLLDDDPGPDVPLPVELVVRASTAPATATAAAPSTAPATAPTREALS; this is translated from the coding sequence GTGGTCACGACGCTGCGCGACGTCGCGCGAGCCGCCGGGGTCTCCCCCGCGACCGCCTCGCGCGCCCTGACGCACCCCGAGCTCGTCGCGCCCGGGCGCCGCGTGCTCGTCGAGCGCGCCGCCGCGGCGCTCGACTACCGCCCGAACCGCGCGGCCCGCGAGCTCGCGGGCGGCCGCACCGGCAACCTCGCGGTCGTCGTGCCCGACATCGCCAACCCGTTCTTCGCGGGCCTCGTCAAGGGCGTGCAGGCCCGCGCGCGCGAGCTCGGGTACGGCGTGTTCGTCGCGGACGCCGACGACGACCCGCGCCTCGAGGCCGAGCTCGTCGCGCAGGTCGGCGCACAGGCGGACGGCACGATCCTCGCCTCACCGCGGATGTCCGACGACGAGGTCGCGCGCCTGCCCGACGACCGGCCGTTCGTGCTGGTCAACCGACGCCACGACGCGCACGCGTCGGTGGTCGTCGACAACACCGACGGCATGCGGCAGGCCGTGCGGCACCTGCACGCGCTCGGGCACCGGCGCATCGGGTTCGCGGGCGGACCGGCCGGGTCGTGGTCGGACGCGCGGCGGCGCGACGGGCTCGAGGTCGCGGCGCACGGGCTGCACCGGCTCGAGGTGGTCGACCTCGGGGCGTTCCCCGCGACGACCGCGGGCGGCACCGCCGCGGCGGACGTGGTCGCCGCGACCGGGGTGACGGCGGTGCTCGCGCACAACGACCTCGTCGCGCTCGCGCTCCTGGACCGGCTGCGCACGCGCGGCATCCGCACGCCCGAGGACGTGTCGGTCGTCGGGCACGACGACACGGTCGCGGTGCTCGGCAGCCCGCGCCTGACGACGGTCGCCGTGCCGCTCGCCCGCCTGGGCCGCGCGGCGGTCGACCGCCTGCTCGACGACGACCCCGGCCCCGACGTCCCGCTGCCGGTCGAGCTCGTCGTGCGCGCCTCGACCGCACCGGCCACCGCAACGGCCGCCGCGCCCAGCACCGCGCCGGCCACCGCACCCACCCGAGAGGCCCTGTCGTGA
- the uxaC gene encoding glucuronate isomerase: MTTTTRTLHPDRALPADPTLRPLAREIFEQTRDLPLVSMHGHVDAALLADDEPFPDPAALLVVPDHYLIRMLVSQGVPQDALGVPRRDGVPVETDPRAIWRTFASRWHLFRGTPTRLWLEHELVEVFGVTEPLSAASADRVYDHLVDRLAQPEFRPRALFERFNLEILSTTDPADSGLEDHARLAADGWGDRVVPTFRPDAVVHLDRPGWRAALRALEARVGYEVSSYRLLVQALEERRRAFKAAGARSSDHGHLRADATPLTDAEAQRILTAALRGHVEPADAAAFAGHMLHETARMASEDGLVLQLHAGVLRDHDPAVHAARGPDVGYDIPVPTEFTRALRPVLESFGHHPNLRMVLFTVDEDAFSRELAPLAGVYPAVRLGAPWWFLDTPDGMRRFREAVTDTAGFYNTTGFVDDTRAFCSIPARHDLARRIDAGYLARLVAEHRLDLDEAVETAVDLALHLPRESYAPR; encoded by the coding sequence ATGACGACGACGACCCGCACGCTGCACCCCGACCGCGCGCTCCCCGCGGACCCGACGCTGCGCCCCCTGGCCCGCGAGATCTTCGAGCAGACGCGCGACCTGCCGCTCGTCTCCATGCACGGGCACGTCGACGCCGCACTGCTCGCGGACGACGAGCCGTTCCCCGACCCGGCCGCGCTCCTCGTCGTCCCCGACCACTACCTGATCCGCATGCTCGTCTCGCAGGGCGTCCCGCAGGACGCGCTCGGCGTGCCGCGCCGCGACGGCGTCCCCGTCGAGACCGACCCGCGCGCGATCTGGCGGACGTTCGCCTCACGCTGGCACCTGTTCCGCGGCACGCCCACCCGGCTGTGGCTCGAGCACGAGCTCGTCGAGGTCTTCGGCGTCACCGAGCCGCTGTCCGCGGCGTCCGCCGACCGCGTCTACGACCACCTGGTCGACCGCCTCGCGCAGCCCGAGTTCCGGCCCCGCGCGCTGTTCGAGCGGTTCAACCTCGAGATCCTGTCGACCACCGACCCCGCCGACTCGGGGCTCGAGGACCACGCGCGCCTCGCCGCCGACGGCTGGGGCGACCGCGTCGTCCCCACGTTCCGCCCCGACGCCGTCGTGCACCTCGACCGGCCCGGTTGGCGTGCCGCGCTGCGCGCGCTCGAGGCCCGTGTCGGCTACGAGGTCTCGTCGTACCGGCTGCTGGTCCAGGCGCTCGAGGAGCGGCGGCGCGCGTTCAAGGCCGCCGGCGCACGCTCGTCGGACCACGGCCACCTGCGCGCGGACGCGACCCCGCTGACCGACGCCGAGGCGCAGCGCATCCTCACCGCAGCGCTGCGCGGGCACGTCGAGCCCGCCGACGCCGCCGCGTTCGCCGGCCACATGCTCCACGAGACGGCGCGCATGGCCAGTGAGGACGGCCTCGTCCTGCAGCTGCACGCGGGCGTCCTGCGCGACCACGACCCCGCGGTGCACGCCGCGCGCGGCCCCGACGTCGGCTACGACATCCCCGTCCCCACCGAGTTCACGCGCGCGCTGCGCCCGGTGCTCGAGTCGTTCGGGCACCACCCGAACCTGCGCATGGTCCTGTTCACCGTCGACGAGGACGCGTTCTCCCGCGAGCTCGCGCCGCTCGCCGGCGTCTACCCGGCCGTCCGGCTCGGCGCGCCCTGGTGGTTCCTCGACACCCCCGACGGCATGCGCCGCTTCCGCGAGGCCGTCACCGACACCGCGGGCTTCTACAACACCACCGGCTTCGTCGACGACACCCGCGCGTTCTGCTCCATCCCCGCCCGCCACGACCTGGCCCGTCGCATCGACGCCGGCTACCTCGCCCGCCTCGTCGCCGAGCACCGCCTCGACCTCGACGAGGCCGTCGAGACCGCCGTCGACCTGGCCCTGCACCTGCCGCGCGAGTCGTACGCGCCGCGCTGA
- a CDS encoding mannitol dehydrogenase family protein, producing MTARLSRRTLADALPRPGVSGPPLVPARTGVVHLGLGAFHRAHQAVLTEDAAAATDDDRWGILGVTQRSARVVEQVAPQDGLYGVLTLDRDREDLRVVAALREAVFPGPPGSGTARVLATVASSDTHVVTLTVTEKGYRLGADGRADLSDEGVLADLAALRGRSDAPARSATGLLARALDRRRRADAGPLTVVCCDNLTGNGAVLAGVVDDLLAATGDDDLRAWVAASVRFPSTMVDRIVPATTAEHRERAQRLLGLRDEALVVGEPFTQWVVEDAFAGPRPAWEKAGATLTADVEPYERAKLRLLNATHSLLAYAGALRGHATIAQAVEDDELRAWATAFTDTDVLPTLEPPDGADLVAYRDSLLRRFANPATGHTTVQVAMDGSVKLPQRLLGTVRDRLAAGAVPEHAALVVAAWMAYVRAASSGALVVAGREVTLDDPLAADLAAAAAGPVEGLADRLLRVEAVFGPDLGEHAGLRAAVASALRSFPVR from the coding sequence GTGACCGCACGCCTGTCCCGCCGCACGCTCGCCGACGCGCTCCCGCGCCCCGGCGTCAGCGGCCCGCCGCTCGTCCCCGCGCGCACGGGCGTCGTCCACCTGGGCCTGGGGGCGTTCCACCGCGCGCACCAGGCCGTGCTCACCGAGGACGCCGCGGCCGCGACGGACGACGACCGCTGGGGGATCCTCGGCGTCACGCAGCGCTCGGCGCGCGTCGTCGAGCAGGTCGCGCCGCAGGACGGGCTGTACGGCGTGCTGACGCTCGACCGCGACCGCGAGGACCTGCGCGTGGTCGCCGCGCTGCGCGAGGCCGTGTTCCCGGGTCCGCCCGGGTCGGGCACCGCGCGCGTGCTCGCCACGGTCGCGTCGTCGGACACGCACGTCGTGACGCTGACGGTCACGGAGAAGGGGTACCGCCTGGGTGCGGACGGGCGCGCGGACCTGTCCGACGAGGGCGTGCTCGCCGACCTCGCGGCGCTGCGCGGCCGCAGCGACGCCCCGGCACGCTCCGCCACGGGCCTGCTGGCGCGCGCGCTCGACCGGCGACGCCGCGCGGACGCCGGGCCGCTGACGGTGGTCTGCTGCGACAACCTGACGGGCAACGGCGCCGTGCTCGCGGGCGTGGTCGACGACCTGCTCGCGGCGACCGGCGACGACGACCTGCGCGCGTGGGTCGCGGCGTCGGTGCGGTTCCCGTCGACGATGGTCGACCGGATCGTCCCGGCGACGACCGCGGAGCACCGCGAGCGCGCGCAGCGGCTGCTCGGGCTGCGGGACGAGGCGCTCGTGGTGGGCGAGCCGTTCACGCAGTGGGTGGTCGAGGACGCGTTCGCCGGGCCGCGGCCCGCGTGGGAGAAGGCCGGCGCGACGCTCACCGCGGACGTGGAGCCGTACGAGCGCGCCAAGCTGCGGCTGCTCAATGCGACGCACTCGCTGCTCGCGTACGCGGGTGCGCTGCGCGGGCACGCGACGATCGCGCAGGCCGTCGAGGACGACGAGCTGCGCGCGTGGGCGACCGCGTTCACGGACACCGACGTGCTGCCGACGCTCGAGCCGCCGGACGGCGCGGACCTGGTCGCGTACCGGGACTCGCTGCTGCGCCGGTTCGCCAACCCGGCGACGGGGCACACCACCGTGCAGGTCGCGATGGACGGCTCGGTGAAGCTGCCGCAGCGGCTCCTGGGCACGGTGCGCGACCGGCTGGCCGCCGGCGCTGTGCCCGAGCACGCGGCGCTCGTCGTCGCGGCGTGGATGGCGTACGTGCGCGCGGCCTCGTCGGGCGCGCTCGTCGTCGCCGGACGCGAGGTGACGCTCGACGACCCGCTCGCGGCGGACCTCGCCGCCGCGGCCGCGGGGCCCGTCGAGGGGCTGGCCGACCGGCTGCTGCGCGTCGAGGCGGTGTTCGGCCCGGACCTCGGCGAGCACGCCGGTCTCCGGGCGGCCGTGGCCTCGGCACTGAGGTCCTTCCCCGTCCGCTGA